The Streptomyces sp. NBC_01275 genome has a segment encoding these proteins:
- a CDS encoding glycosyltransferase 87 family protein: MRRVRPRPGLVTTLPAHRVWGVCAAVGYSAAAALAARARHPWGRGSALVAVGGSVVASLAVLMVLGTAQSEVGVVERSATLLLNSGSPYVPHPADVADFNPYLPGMAVFGIPHALLGDTPLADARLWFAVVFLAAMSLSAPRSKAVPLLAGFPAVALPLAVGGVDLPVIGFVCLGLALAGRRGTGTAAGLAMGAAAALKWTAWPLLPVGVVLIAVTSGRRAAVRAAGAALAVTALAVAPAALVDPRAFTVHVLLFPLGAGGTSSPATSPLPGYLLAACVPEGRAIAVAALATGAVCVAGSLAVRPPRTVVAAADRLALGLGLAMCLMPATRFGYLVYPMVLAVWFRRHRSARVARPAGPAWGSGSTVAVRRGRSSASAR, from the coding sequence GTGCGCCGCGTTCGCCCTCGCCCTGGCCTGGTCACGACGCTTCCCGCGCATCGGGTGTGGGGGGTGTGCGCGGCGGTCGGCTACAGCGCGGCGGCGGCGCTGGCCGCCCGGGCGCGACACCCCTGGGGCAGGGGCAGCGCGCTCGTCGCGGTCGGGGGATCGGTGGTGGCGTCGCTGGCGGTGCTGATGGTTCTGGGAACGGCCCAGTCGGAGGTCGGCGTCGTCGAACGCTCCGCCACGCTGCTGCTGAACTCCGGCAGCCCCTACGTGCCGCACCCGGCGGACGTCGCGGACTTCAACCCGTATCTGCCCGGCATGGCGGTCTTCGGCATCCCCCACGCCCTCCTGGGCGACACCCCGCTCGCGGACGCCCGTCTCTGGTTCGCGGTCGTGTTCCTCGCGGCCATGTCCCTGTCGGCGCCGCGCAGCAAGGCCGTGCCGCTGCTCGCGGGGTTCCCCGCGGTGGCCCTCCCGCTCGCGGTGGGCGGTGTCGACCTCCCGGTGATCGGGTTCGTCTGCCTGGGACTGGCGCTGGCCGGCCGGCGCGGAACGGGTACGGCGGCCGGTCTGGCCATGGGCGCGGCGGCGGCGCTGAAGTGGACCGCCTGGCCGCTGCTGCCCGTGGGAGTGGTCCTGATCGCGGTGACCTCGGGCCGCCGGGCCGCCGTGCGGGCCGCCGGAGCCGCGCTGGCCGTGACGGCCCTCGCCGTGGCGCCGGCCGCGCTCGTCGACCCGCGGGCGTTCACCGTGCACGTGTTGCTGTTCCCGCTCGGAGCCGGCGGAACCAGCTCCCCGGCCACCAGCCCGCTGCCCGGATACCTGCTGGCCGCCTGTGTGCCGGAGGGCCGCGCCATCGCCGTCGCGGCCCTCGCGACGGGCGCGGTGTGCGTGGCCGGGTCGCTGGCGGTCCGCCCGCCGCGCACGGTCGTCGCCGCCGCGGACCGGCTGGCACTGGGCCTCGGCCTGGCCATGTGCCTGATGCCGGCCACACGCTTCGGCTACCTCGTCTACCCGATGGTGCTGGCGGTGTGGTTCCGCCGGCACCGGTCGGCGCGTGTCGCGCGGCCCGCCGGGCCGGCCTGGGGGAGCGGCTCGACGGTCGCCGTCAGGCGCGGTCGTAGCAGCGCTTCAGCTCGTTGA
- a CDS encoding MBL fold metallo-hydrolase — MFFVDAIELAGLGNRSYLAGGEHTAVAVDPPRDVDQVLAVAARRGVRISHVVETHLHNDYVTGGLELARITGAAYLVPADARVSFARTPVRDGDVVEVDGPAGLTLRAMATPGHTPHHTAYVLEEDGLAVAVFTGGSLLIGTVGRPDLVEPRLTAHLARAQHASAHRLAAELPDETAVLPTHGFGSFCSAGRSDGSDSTIGKERTANEALTRDVETFVSDLLAGLDAVPAYYTHMGPANAAGPAPVDLTPPAVADAEEIAARLAAGEWVVDLRNRVAFAGGHVSGSFNFEAEGQLATYLAWLIPWGKPVTLLAESAGQLAAAQRELVRVGIDRPAAAATGEPSGWVREGEALGSFRRAAFADLADLAERRGAGSGSGSSSGSEGVVVLDVRRASERAGGFIAGSVHIPLHTLHRRLDEIPAGEVWVHCAGGMRAAVAASLLAAAGRAVVAVDDAYGNAEAAGLVVREAGRAEEGRTR, encoded by the coding sequence GTGTTCTTCGTCGATGCCATCGAGTTGGCGGGTCTCGGCAACCGCAGTTACCTCGCGGGCGGTGAGCACACCGCGGTGGCGGTGGATCCACCGCGGGACGTCGACCAGGTCCTGGCCGTGGCTGCCCGCCGCGGGGTGCGGATATCCCATGTCGTGGAGACGCACCTCCACAACGACTACGTCACCGGCGGCCTCGAGTTGGCGCGGATCACCGGCGCCGCCTATCTGGTCCCGGCCGACGCCCGGGTGTCCTTCGCCCGGACCCCGGTCCGGGACGGGGACGTCGTCGAAGTCGACGGTCCGGCCGGTCTGACCCTGCGGGCCATGGCCACCCCCGGTCACACCCCGCACCACACCGCGTACGTCCTGGAGGAGGACGGACTGGCGGTCGCGGTGTTCACCGGCGGTTCGCTGCTCATCGGCACGGTCGGCCGCCCCGATCTCGTCGAGCCGCGACTGACCGCACACCTGGCCCGTGCCCAGCACGCCTCCGCACACCGGCTCGCGGCCGAACTCCCGGACGAGACCGCCGTGTTGCCCACCCATGGCTTCGGCAGCTTCTGCTCCGCCGGCCGGTCCGACGGCAGTGACAGCACCATCGGCAAGGAGAGGACGGCGAACGAGGCGCTCACCCGGGACGTCGAGACCTTCGTCTCCGACCTGCTCGCCGGGCTCGACGCCGTCCCCGCCTACTACACGCACATGGGACCGGCCAACGCCGCCGGACCCGCGCCGGTCGACCTCACCCCGCCCGCCGTGGCCGATGCCGAGGAGATCGCCGCGCGGCTGGCCGCGGGGGAGTGGGTGGTGGATCTGCGCAACCGGGTCGCCTTCGCCGGCGGGCATGTCTCGGGCTCGTTCAACTTCGAGGCCGAAGGCCAACTCGCCACGTATCTGGCCTGGTTGATCCCCTGGGGCAAACCGGTGACCCTGCTCGCGGAGTCGGCCGGTCAACTGGCCGCAGCCCAGCGGGAACTCGTCCGGGTCGGCATCGACCGGCCCGCCGCCGCGGCCACCGGCGAGCCGTCGGGCTGGGTGCGTGAGGGCGAGGCGCTGGGGTCCTTCCGGCGCGCCGCCTTCGCCGACCTCGCCGACCTCGCCGAGCGGAGGGGAGCCGGGAGCGGGTCCGGGAGTTCGTCCGGGAGCGAGGGCGTCGTCGTGCTGGACGTCCGGCGCGCCTCCGAACGCGCCGGAGGCTTCATCGCGGGCTCGGTCCACATCCCCCTGCACACCCTGCATCGTCGCCTCGACGAGATCCCGGCGGGCGAGGTGTGGGTGCACTGCGCCGGCGGGATGCGCGCCGCCGTCGCCGCCTCCCTGCTGGCCGCGGCGGGCCGTGCCGTCGTCGCCGTGGACGACGCCTACGGCAACGCGGAGGCGGCGGGGCTCGTCGTCCGGGAGGCCGGAAGGGCTGAGGAGGGAAGGACTCGATGA
- a CDS encoding extracellular solute-binding protein — protein sequence MSNPSRRGVLRLTAGTALLGTLALTGCGRGDTAATAKASAKPVDASPATGTVEVWAAQGDADVLGKVIKPFEAANPDVDVKFTLIPNSDYYTKLQAAIAAGKGPDVAQFFPESQAQFLDPSVLRPVPDGLVDPSGFFTSLWDAGVVEDVAYTVPWYAYTYALVYRADLAKKAGVEAPTTWDEMLPFFKALKGAGAAHGLGADNGWDVFNGQDVAMYAWQAGGSLLSAGGKWTLDTPALVDALQYNASFFASGAADLATPTFLDAQPYFVGGKTATMITGPWVVGQLDTAAKKTGWTASHVATAPLPAGPSGSVSFSAGGTWGVLANSGNTDGSWKLIRYLAKPSTQVAQYKAYSSLPAVVSAWDDSAIAGQPLLDAFLTQMKKTRAFPQVSSWQQVATRLGKEMEAVAKGTKTAAKAASDAQSYAESLGTGAK from the coding sequence GTGTCCAACCCCTCCCGACGCGGCGTCCTCAGACTGACCGCCGGCACCGCTCTCCTCGGCACCCTGGCCCTGACGGGCTGCGGCCGCGGCGACACCGCCGCCACCGCGAAGGCCTCCGCCAAGCCCGTCGACGCCTCCCCGGCCACCGGTACGGTCGAGGTCTGGGCCGCCCAGGGCGACGCCGACGTGCTCGGCAAGGTCATCAAGCCCTTCGAGGCCGCGAACCCGGACGTCGACGTGAAGTTCACGCTGATACCGAACTCCGACTACTACACCAAGCTCCAGGCGGCGATCGCGGCGGGCAAGGGGCCCGACGTCGCCCAGTTCTTCCCCGAGTCGCAGGCGCAGTTCCTCGACCCGTCCGTCCTTCGGCCCGTACCGGACGGGCTCGTCGACCCGAGCGGCTTCTTCACCAGCCTCTGGGACGCGGGCGTGGTCGAGGACGTGGCGTACACGGTGCCCTGGTACGCGTACACCTACGCGCTCGTCTACCGCGCCGACCTCGCCAAGAAGGCGGGCGTCGAGGCACCGACGACCTGGGACGAGATGCTGCCGTTCTTCAAGGCGCTCAAGGGCGCCGGAGCCGCACACGGTCTCGGCGCCGACAACGGCTGGGACGTCTTCAACGGCCAGGACGTCGCGATGTACGCCTGGCAGGCCGGCGGCTCGCTGCTCTCCGCCGGCGGCAAGTGGACGCTCGACACTCCGGCGCTGGTCGACGCGCTCCAGTACAACGCGTCGTTCTTCGCCTCCGGCGCCGCCGACCTCGCCACGCCCACCTTCCTCGACGCACAGCCGTACTTCGTCGGAGGCAAGACCGCGACGATGATCACGGGCCCGTGGGTCGTAGGCCAGCTCGACACCGCCGCGAAGAAGACCGGCTGGACCGCCTCCCATGTCGCCACCGCACCCCTTCCGGCCGGGCCCTCGGGCAGCGTCTCCTTCTCCGCCGGCGGCACCTGGGGCGTCCTCGCGAACAGCGGCAACACGGACGGGTCCTGGAAGCTCATCCGGTACCTCGCGAAGCCGAGCACCCAGGTCGCCCAGTACAAGGCGTACAGCTCCCTGCCGGCGGTCGTCTCCGCCTGGGACGACTCCGCCATCGCCGGGCAGCCGCTCCTGGACGCCTTCCTCACCCAGATGAAGAAGACCCGGGCGTTCCCGCAGGTCAGCAGCTGGCAGCAGGTCGCGACCCGGCTCGGCAAGGAGATGGAGGCCGTGGCCAAGGGCACCAAGACCGCCGCGAAGGCCGCCTCGGACGCCCAGTCGTACGCCGAGAGCCTCGGCACGGGTGCGAAGTGA
- a CDS encoding metal-sensitive transcriptional regulator: MELDLAGAELKSVLNRLRRAQGQIAGVIRMIEDGRDCEEVITQLAAASRALDRAGFAIIATGLQQCITDTEKAQRNGETSEQMRARLEKLFLSLA; this comes from the coding sequence GTGGAACTGGACCTCGCGGGTGCCGAACTCAAGTCCGTGCTGAACCGGCTGCGTCGGGCCCAGGGGCAGATCGCCGGTGTGATCCGGATGATCGAGGACGGGCGGGACTGCGAGGAGGTCATCACGCAACTCGCCGCCGCTTCCCGGGCTCTGGACCGGGCGGGCTTCGCGATCATCGCCACCGGCCTTCAGCAGTGCATCACCGACACCGAGAAGGCGCAGCGCAACGGCGAGACGTCGGAGCAGATGCGCGCCCGGCTGGAGAAGCTCTTCCTGTCGCTGGCCTGA
- a CDS encoding carbohydrate ABC transporter permease: MTALAASLEDADMTAPAPSISLRRRSFARPLLYGALVLCALLTMLPFVWVAGGSLRSLAEIRSDPGAWLPHHVTLDNFVRLFRTEGFARFLTNSVVVATLVVIGNIVAASAAGYALAKFDFAGRRIAFGAVMAAMMVPFTAVFVPQFVLTVDMGLADTLAGIALPAVAMPMSVFIMRQYAMSIPDDLLEAARIDGAGEFRIFFRIFLPLAGPAVATITIMSFLASWNNFIWPLIVAQSTSTYTLPVGLAATSQAAAHVTDYGLMLAGAIVVMLPVLALFLLLQRYFVQGIAGTGMR; the protein is encoded by the coding sequence ATGACGGCCCTCGCCGCGTCGCTGGAGGACGCCGACATGACCGCCCCCGCCCCCTCGATCTCCCTGCGCCGCCGGTCCTTCGCCAGGCCCCTGCTCTACGGGGCGCTGGTGCTGTGCGCCCTGCTGACGATGCTGCCGTTCGTCTGGGTGGCCGGCGGCTCGCTGCGCAGCCTCGCCGAGATCCGCTCCGACCCCGGCGCGTGGCTTCCGCACCACGTCACCCTCGACAACTTCGTACGGCTGTTCAGGACCGAGGGGTTCGCCCGGTTCCTGACCAACAGCGTCGTGGTCGCGACCCTCGTGGTGATCGGCAACATCGTGGCGGCCTCGGCCGCCGGCTACGCCCTGGCCAAGTTCGACTTCGCGGGCCGACGGATCGCGTTCGGCGCGGTCATGGCGGCGATGATGGTGCCGTTCACGGCCGTCTTCGTCCCGCAGTTCGTGCTCACCGTCGACATGGGCCTGGCGGACACCCTCGCCGGTATCGCCCTGCCCGCCGTGGCGATGCCGATGTCGGTCTTCATCATGCGGCAGTACGCGATGTCGATCCCCGACGACCTTCTCGAGGCGGCCCGGATCGACGGCGCGGGCGAGTTCCGGATCTTCTTCCGGATCTTCCTCCCGCTGGCCGGCCCCGCCGTCGCGACGATCACGATCATGTCGTTCCTCGCCTCGTGGAACAACTTCATCTGGCCGCTGATCGTCGCCCAGAGCACCTCCACCTACACGCTGCCGGTGGGCCTCGCCGCCACCAGCCAGGCGGCGGCGCACGTCACCGACTACGGTCTGATGCTCGCCGGCGCGATCGTCGTCATGCTGCCCGTGCTCGCCCTGTTCCTGCTGCTGCAGCGCTACTTCGTGCAGGGCATCGCCGGAACGGGAATGCGGTGA
- a CDS encoding carbohydrate ABC transporter permease, with protein MTATPVRRTAVAWLFLTPFMVVFLLYTAIPTVAALGFSLTDLRGTDLRHPFAVDFTGVENYLRLFQDETFLRDILNTALFVAVGVPLTMGIGFALALTLNSGVRRLRSLFRTVFFAPVVTNVVAVALIWQYAFNAGGTVNKALGAVGFAGPNWLDDPNLAMPVVILLGVWRNFGTAMVLFLAGLQAIPRDVYEAAALDGAGRWRQLRHITLPLLLPTTLMVSVLLTVFYLQVFDEPYLLTDGGPLGSTESVALYTYHQFGAGEFGMSSAASFVMLVLVTLVSLVQFRLLRPRA; from the coding sequence ATGACTGCCACCCCCGTCCGCCGGACCGCCGTCGCCTGGCTGTTCCTCACCCCCTTCATGGTCGTGTTCCTGCTCTACACGGCGATCCCCACCGTCGCCGCCCTCGGGTTCAGCCTCACCGACCTGCGGGGCACGGATCTGCGGCATCCGTTCGCCGTCGACTTCACCGGAGTGGAGAACTATCTCCGGCTGTTCCAGGACGAGACCTTCCTGCGGGACATCCTGAACACCGCCCTGTTCGTGGCCGTCGGCGTGCCGCTGACCATGGGCATCGGCTTCGCCCTCGCCCTCACCCTGAACTCCGGCGTCCGACGGCTGCGCAGCCTGTTCCGTACGGTCTTCTTCGCGCCGGTCGTCACCAACGTCGTGGCGGTCGCGCTGATCTGGCAGTACGCCTTCAACGCGGGCGGCACCGTCAACAAGGCGCTCGGCGCGGTCGGTTTCGCCGGACCGAACTGGCTGGACGACCCGAACCTGGCCATGCCCGTGGTCATCCTGCTCGGCGTCTGGCGCAACTTCGGCACCGCCATGGTGCTGTTCCTCGCCGGTCTCCAGGCGATCCCGCGGGACGTCTACGAGGCCGCCGCCCTCGACGGCGCCGGCCGCTGGCGTCAACTGCGGCACATCACCCTGCCGTTGCTGCTGCCCACCACCCTCATGGTGTCGGTGCTGCTGACCGTCTTCTATCTCCAGGTGTTCGACGAGCCGTACCTGCTCACCGACGGCGGCCCGCTCGGCTCCACCGAGTCCGTCGCGCTGTACACCTACCACCAGTTCGGGGCGGGCGAGTTCGGGATGTCGTCGGCCGCGTCCTTCGTGATGCTCGTGCTCGTGACGCTGGTGAGCCTCGTCCAGTTCCGGCTGCTCAGGCCCCGCGCATGA
- a CDS encoding histidine-type phosphatase — MKRTVASGAAVAATLAVAALALPDATAAAQNRPHASGPHYYTTKTPYQPRENPRDYQAAPKGFTPVFTENVARHGSRAMTDGDDGDAVLAVLESARTQNALTPLGAQLGPQVRTLLTGASTIGYGSLSGRGAQEQRDTALRLERRLPSLFSAIVAGDEPIEVETSGVARAVASADAFTGGLTAGDPALAGLIQAPVTNKDLLYFHKQPQNADYQAYLAGDPDLAAVIAETDGLPDTAKAATHVVSRLFGAKFVKAMPSADRISFARSLYELYSAAPDLSVEAPGVDLDPFLAPRDARWFAYLDDAEEFYQKGPAFTGRTITYDMANVLLDDLFAQAEAKADGTSDKGAVLRFTHAEEIEPLAVVLGLPGSAKSADLNRPYTYENNPWRGADVAPMAANVQWDLYARTSTGRGAQYLVRMLFNEKETAFKTSCKPVAKGSRFYDLNELKRCYDRA, encoded by the coding sequence ATGAAGCGAACCGTCGCCTCCGGCGCCGCCGTGGCCGCGACTCTGGCGGTCGCCGCCCTGGCCCTGCCCGACGCCACCGCCGCCGCACAAAACCGGCCGCACGCCTCCGGCCCGCACTACTACACGACGAAGACGCCGTACCAGCCGCGGGAGAACCCGCGCGACTACCAGGCCGCGCCGAAGGGCTTCACCCCGGTCTTCACCGAGAACGTCGCCCGGCACGGTTCCCGTGCCATGACCGACGGCGACGACGGCGACGCGGTGCTGGCGGTGTTGGAGAGCGCCCGGACCCAGAACGCGCTGACCCCGCTCGGCGCGCAGCTCGGCCCGCAGGTGCGGACCCTGCTGACCGGCGCCTCCACGATCGGCTACGGCAGCCTCTCCGGCCGTGGCGCGCAGGAGCAGCGCGACACCGCGCTGCGCCTGGAACGCCGGCTGCCCTCGCTCTTCTCCGCCATCGTCGCCGGCGACGAGCCGATCGAGGTCGAGACCTCCGGCGTGGCCCGCGCCGTCGCCAGCGCCGACGCCTTCACCGGCGGCCTGACCGCAGGCGACCCGGCACTGGCCGGGCTGATCCAGGCGCCGGTGACGAACAAGGACCTCCTGTACTTCCACAAGCAGCCGCAGAACGCCGACTACCAGGCCTACCTCGCCGGCGACCCCGACCTGGCCGCGGTGATCGCCGAGACAGACGGGCTGCCCGACACCGCGAAGGCGGCCACGCACGTGGTCTCCCGGCTGTTCGGCGCGAAGTTCGTCAAGGCGATGCCGAGCGCCGACCGGATCTCCTTCGCCCGCTCGCTGTACGAGCTCTACAGCGCCGCGCCCGACCTGAGCGTGGAAGCCCCGGGAGTCGACCTCGACCCGTTCCTGGCGCCCCGGGACGCCCGCTGGTTCGCCTACCTCGACGACGCCGAGGAGTTCTACCAGAAGGGCCCGGCCTTCACCGGCCGCACCATCACCTACGACATGGCGAACGTCCTGCTGGACGACCTGTTCGCCCAGGCCGAGGCGAAGGCGGACGGCACGAGCGACAAGGGCGCGGTGCTCCGGTTCACCCACGCGGAGGAGATCGAACCGCTCGCCGTCGTCCTCGGCCTGCCCGGCAGCGCCAAGAGCGCGGACCTGAACCGGCCCTACACGTACGAGAACAACCCCTGGCGCGGCGCGGACGTCGCCCCGATGGCCGCCAACGTGCAGTGGGACCTGTACGCGAGGACGAGCACCGGGCGGGGCGCCCAGTACCTGGTGCGGATGCTGTTCAACGAGAAGGAGACCGCGTTCAAGACCTCCTGCAAGCCCGTCGCCAAGGGCAGCCGCTTCTACGACCTCAACGAGCTGAAGCGCTGCTACGACCGCGCCTGA
- a CDS encoding sulfite exporter TauE/SafE family protein yields MSALILALAAGAVIGLALGALGGGGSVLAVPALIYLLGFTPIAATTAGLVIVAVTSATALPAHARDGHVRWRTGLLFAAAGIGPAVLGGALASRLSESALTCAFAAVAAVAAVRMLRPGRTPATGPVRPLRAAGAGAGLGAVTGVLGVGGGFLAVPALVGVLGLAMREAVGTSLLVISVNSTAALAMRAGTADGLDWAVIGPFAAAAVLGAWDGKRLAARVSGGALQRIFALVLLAVAAVMLIDVAV; encoded by the coding sequence GTGAGCGCTCTGATACTCGCCCTGGCCGCCGGGGCCGTCATCGGCCTGGCGCTCGGGGCGCTCGGGGGCGGCGGCAGCGTCCTCGCCGTCCCCGCCCTGATCTATCTGCTCGGGTTCACCCCGATCGCGGCCACCACGGCCGGCCTCGTCATCGTCGCCGTCACCTCGGCCACCGCCCTGCCCGCGCACGCCCGCGACGGCCATGTGCGCTGGCGCACCGGTCTGCTGTTCGCGGCGGCCGGCATCGGCCCCGCCGTCCTCGGCGGGGCCCTCGCGAGCCGCCTTTCGGAGTCGGCCCTGACCTGCGCGTTCGCCGCCGTCGCGGCGGTGGCCGCGGTGCGGATGCTGCGCCCGGGGCGCACACCGGCCACCGGGCCCGTACGGCCGCTGCGGGCGGCCGGGGCCGGCGCGGGCCTGGGCGCGGTCACCGGGGTGCTGGGCGTCGGCGGAGGCTTCCTGGCCGTACCGGCCCTGGTCGGGGTGCTCGGCCTGGCGATGCGCGAGGCGGTCGGCACCAGCCTGCTGGTCATCTCCGTCAACTCCACGGCCGCCCTGGCCATGCGCGCGGGTACGGCCGACGGGCTGGACTGGGCCGTCATCGGCCCGTTCGCCGCGGCCGCGGTGCTCGGCGCGTGGGACGGCAAACGCCTGGCCGCCAGGGTCTCCGGGGGCGCGCTCCAGCGGATCTTCGCGCTGGTGCTGCTGGCGGTGGCCGCCGTCATGCTGATCGACGTGGCGGTGTGA
- a CDS encoding rhodanese-like domain-containing protein, producing MTAPLHSAAPGTPVTPVTPGTLGIDQAGARLHELTVIDVRTPGEYASGHLPGALNIPLDHLRRVLPDLRRASEHGDLLVVCASGARSANACELLAGNGVPVATLAGGTAAWAAAGHDLHRPTACDIPRAVWSMERQVRLTAGAVVLAGLGLGLLVHPAFQLLSAGVAGGLVLSALTDTCGMAALLAELPHNRARPADLATTLAALRNR from the coding sequence ATGACTGCTCCCCTCCATTCCGCCGCCCCTGGCACGCCCGTCACCCCTGTCACCCCCGGCACTCTCGGCATCGACCAGGCCGGCGCCCGGCTGCACGAGCTGACCGTCATCGACGTACGGACACCGGGCGAGTACGCCTCGGGCCATCTGCCCGGCGCCCTCAACATCCCGCTGGACCACCTCCGGCGCGTGCTGCCCGACCTACGGAGGGCCTCAGAGCACGGCGACCTCCTCGTCGTATGCGCGTCCGGCGCCCGGTCCGCGAACGCCTGCGAGCTGCTCGCCGGGAACGGCGTCCCCGTCGCCACCCTGGCGGGCGGCACCGCCGCCTGGGCCGCCGCGGGCCACGACCTGCACCGTCCCACGGCCTGTGACATCCCCCGAGCCGTCTGGAGCATGGAACGCCAGGTGCGGCTGACGGCCGGCGCCGTCGTCCTCGCCGGACTCGGCCTCGGCCTGCTCGTGCACCCGGCCTTCCAGCTCCTCTCGGCGGGCGTCGCGGGCGGGCTGGTCCTCTCCGCGCTCACCGACACCTGCGGCATGGCGGCCCTGCTCGCCGAACTGCCCCACAACCGCGCCCGCCCGGCCGACCTGGCCACCACACTGGCCGCCCTCCGCAACCGCTGA
- a CDS encoding rhodanese-like domain-containing protein — translation MNVSFPHDPGRVGVEEAMARAGDGAAVLLDVREPDEWQAGHAPGAVHLPLSALEAGAGLPAGAEGRPLVVVCRSGNRSRKAAELLTAQGVEAVDVIGGMRDWARSGLPVVDTRGEDGTVA, via the coding sequence ATGAACGTGTCGTTCCCCCACGACCCGGGCCGGGTCGGCGTCGAGGAGGCGATGGCGCGCGCCGGTGACGGCGCCGCCGTGCTGCTCGACGTCCGTGAACCCGACGAGTGGCAGGCGGGCCACGCCCCCGGCGCCGTGCACCTGCCCCTGTCGGCGCTGGAGGCCGGCGCCGGTCTGCCCGCCGGGGCGGAGGGGCGGCCCCTGGTCGTCGTCTGCCGCTCCGGCAACCGCTCCCGCAAGGCCGCCGAACTGCTGACCGCCCAGGGCGTCGAAGCCGTCGACGTGATCGGCGGGATGCGGGACTGGGCGCGCTCCGGACTGCCCGTGGTGGACACGCGAGGCGAGGACGGCACCGTCGCGTGA
- a CDS encoding carboxylesterase family protein, which translates to MDERTDFRAPGEPVTVLAPAGPFVGRRTGRTRRFLGVPYAEAPTGARRFAPPTPRGRSTEPYDASRHGATSQAVPLSATTTIPEPSVPGDDVLNLGIVAPDADGDRTPCPVLVWIHGGGFLGGSPASPWYDGRSFARDGVVCVTVGYRLGVDGFAVLDDVPPNLGLRDLLLALDWVRENIAAFGGDPERVTLAGQSAGGAAVLALLSSPAARGRFQRAVSLSGVAVDVGADRAGDFLGRLGRRLGVPPTRDGFAGRSVTDVQRAVIGLRDAAGDDALALGPFVGDDVLPTPIADGLAAHGHGVPLLLGATGDEFDGDTATGAPGARATGTRVTDTLFRAVCPRAALARRAAVAGTWLYSFEWPSPVLGGAAHCIDIPYFFDVLDAPGVPETLGPNPPAELATSMHADLVRFVHGQEPAWARATGALGDPAREYGRPGAGLTADTTGVFDPVTPFDPGTPFDPGTPAAKEATC; encoded by the coding sequence ATGGACGAGCGGACGGACTTCCGCGCCCCCGGTGAGCCGGTCACCGTCCTCGCCCCCGCCGGCCCGTTCGTCGGCCGTCGCACCGGCCGCACCCGCCGCTTCCTCGGCGTCCCGTACGCCGAAGCGCCCACCGGCGCCCGGCGGTTCGCCCCGCCGACGCCCCGTGGCCGCTCCACCGAGCCGTACGACGCCTCCCGGCACGGCGCGACCTCGCAAGCCGTGCCGCTGTCGGCCACGACCACCATTCCGGAGCCGTCGGTGCCGGGCGACGACGTGCTGAACCTCGGCATCGTCGCCCCGGACGCGGACGGCGACCGTACGCCCTGCCCGGTCCTGGTGTGGATCCACGGCGGCGGCTTCCTCGGCGGAAGCCCGGCCAGCCCCTGGTACGACGGGCGCTCCTTCGCCCGCGACGGCGTCGTCTGCGTCACCGTCGGCTACCGGCTCGGCGTCGACGGATTCGCCGTACTGGACGACGTACCCCCGAACCTCGGGCTGCGCGATCTGCTGCTCGCGCTCGACTGGGTGCGGGAGAACATCGCCGCGTTCGGGGGCGATCCCGAACGGGTCACCCTCGCAGGGCAGTCGGCCGGCGGCGCTGCCGTGCTCGCGCTGCTGTCGTCGCCCGCCGCCCGTGGCCGTTTCCAGCGGGCCGTCAGCCTCTCCGGGGTCGCCGTCGACGTGGGCGCGGACCGCGCGGGCGACTTCCTCGGACGGCTCGGGCGCCGGCTCGGCGTGCCGCCCACGCGGGACGGGTTCGCCGGCCGCAGCGTGACGGACGTCCAGCGGGCCGTCATCGGCCTGCGGGACGCGGCGGGCGACGACGCGCTCGCGCTCGGTCCGTTCGTCGGCGACGACGTCCTGCCGACGCCGATCGCCGACGGACTCGCCGCGCACGGACACGGCGTACCGCTGCTGCTCGGCGCGACCGGCGACGAGTTCGACGGCGACACCGCCACCGGCGCGCCAGGCGCCCGTGCCACGGGCACCCGGGTGACGGACACCCTGTTCCGCGCCGTCTGCCCGCGCGCGGCGCTCGCCCGCCGTGCAGCCGTCGCCGGGACCTGGCTGTACTCCTTCGAGTGGCCGTCCCCCGTACTCGGCGGCGCGGCGCACTGCATCGACATCCCGTACTTCTTCGACGTACTCGACGCGCCCGGCGTCCCCGAGACGCTCGGCCCCAACCCGCCCGCGGAGCTGGCCACTTCGATGCACGCCGACCTGGTCCGGTTCGTCCACGGCCAGGAACCCGCCTGGGCGAGGGCGACCGGCGCGCTCGGCGACCCGGCGCGCGAGTACGGCCGACCCGGCGCGGGCCTCACGGCCGACACCACCGGCGTGTTCGACCCCGTGACACCGTTCGACCCCGGGACGCCGTTCGATCCCGGGACGCCGGCGGCGAAGGAGGCGACATGCTGA